One Chrysiogenia bacterium genomic window carries:
- a CDS encoding SDR family oxidoreductase produces MKDKIVVITGANSGIGKAAATDLARKGAHVVMLCRNQSKAEAAREEIRRDSGSDTVDFIQADLASFDSIRQAAAQVQKDYPRIDVLLNNAGLMLSKRSETADGFEMQFGTNHLGPFLLTNLLLQTLKDSGPARIVNVASAAHWGGKIKFDDLNMSKGRYIGFLQYCHTKLMNILFTRELARRIEGTRLTTNCLHPGGVNTNFAAGQAPGFLDGIVRSAMITPEQGARTSVYLASDPAAANVSGEYFAKCKKAMSSRRSKNMADALRLWTVSEQLVGLK; encoded by the coding sequence ATGAAAGACAAAATCGTCGTCATCACCGGCGCCAATTCTGGAATCGGAAAGGCTGCGGCCACGGATCTCGCCCGCAAGGGCGCCCACGTGGTGATGCTCTGTCGCAACCAGAGCAAGGCCGAGGCCGCGCGCGAGGAGATTCGCCGCGACTCGGGCAGCGACACGGTGGACTTCATCCAGGCGGATCTGGCCTCCTTCGACTCCATCCGCCAGGCAGCCGCGCAGGTCCAGAAGGACTACCCGCGCATCGACGTGCTGCTCAACAACGCGGGACTGATGCTGAGCAAGCGCTCGGAGACCGCCGACGGTTTCGAGATGCAATTCGGGACCAACCATCTGGGCCCCTTCCTGCTCACCAACCTGCTGCTGCAAACGCTCAAGGACTCGGGCCCCGCGCGCATCGTCAACGTCGCCTCCGCCGCTCATTGGGGCGGCAAGATCAAGTTCGACGACCTCAACATGAGCAAGGGACGCTACATCGGCTTCCTGCAGTACTGCCACACCAAGCTGATGAACATTCTCTTCACTCGCGAGCTCGCGCGCCGCATCGAGGGCACCCGGCTCACCACCAACTGCCTTCATCCCGGCGGCGTGAACACCAACTTCGCCGCCGGTCAGGCGCCCGGCTTTCTCGACGGCATCGTCCGCAGCGCCATGATCACCCCCGAGCAGGGCGCGCGGACTTCCGTGTATCTGGCCAGCGACCCGGCAGCGGCAAACGTCAGCGGCGAGTATTTTGCCAAGTGCAAGAAGGCGATGAGCAGCCGGCGCTCCAAGAACATGGCCGACGCGCTTCGGCTCTGGACGGTCAGCGAGCAGTTGGTTGGATTGAAGTAA
- a CDS encoding molybdenum cofactor biosynthesis protein MoaE: MAILTRDILDEQALRAQVQSEPCGAVISFAGVVRETNEGRGVTGIDYEAAADVALAAMEKIEEEARERFEIEAIVIAHRVGYLAIGEASVVIAVGAGHRPAAFDACRWAIDTLKERVPIWKKEHFAEGGTGWVAGVKMKS, encoded by the coding sequence GTGGCGATCCTCACCAGAGACATTCTCGACGAGCAGGCCCTTCGCGCGCAGGTGCAGAGCGAGCCCTGCGGCGCGGTGATCAGCTTTGCCGGCGTGGTGCGCGAGACCAACGAGGGCCGCGGCGTGACCGGCATCGACTACGAAGCGGCCGCCGACGTGGCGCTGGCCGCCATGGAGAAGATCGAGGAAGAGGCGCGCGAGCGCTTCGAAATCGAGGCCATCGTGATCGCCCACCGCGTGGGTTATCTGGCGATCGGCGAAGCGAGCGTCGTCATCGCCGTGGGCGCGGGCCACCGCCCGGCGGCCTTCGATGCCTGCCGCTGGGCCATCGACACTCTCAAGGAACGCGTGCCCATCTGGAAAAAGGAACACTTCGCAGAGGGCGGCACGGGCTGGGTCGCGGGCGTGAAGATGAAGAGCTGA
- a CDS encoding MoaD/ThiS family protein codes for MEITVRYYAQAREAAGKDEERIVLDAGASLDALWHVLAARHPALSPLEAGVSFAVGANPSARETSLQAGDVVSILPPVSGG; via the coding sequence TTGGAAATTACCGTTCGCTACTACGCCCAGGCCCGCGAGGCCGCCGGGAAAGATGAAGAGCGCATTGTGCTCGATGCGGGTGCGAGCCTCGACGCGCTCTGGCACGTGCTGGCCGCGCGGCACCCGGCGCTCTCACCGCTGGAGGCGGGCGTGAGCTTTGCCGTGGGCGCAAACCCCAGCGCGCGTGAGACATCCCTGCAGGCCGGCGACGTGGTGAGCATCCTGCCGCCGGTGAGCGGAGGCTAG